In a genomic window of Zingiber officinale cultivar Zhangliang chromosome 9B, Zo_v1.1, whole genome shotgun sequence:
- the LOC122025718 gene encoding thiamine thiazole synthase 2, chloroplastic-like — protein MAAFMATTSSLLANPKRLLSHRSSWGGLRLPYPHTGRSSLSVTAAIAAPKYDLDGFRFAPIKESVVSREMTRRYMTDMITYADTDVVVVGAGSAGLSCAYELSKDPSVRVAIVEQSVSPGGGAWLGGQLFSAMVIRKPAHLFLDELGVPYDEADNYVVVRHAALLISTIMSRLLARPNVKLFNAVAAEDLIVKDGRVAGVVTNWALVSMNHDTQSCMDPNVMEARVVVSSCGHDGPFGATGVKRLKDIGMIGSVPGMKALDMNTAEDAIVRLTREVVPGMIVTGMEVAEIDGSPRMGPTFGAMLISGQKAAHLALKALGRPNAIDGSIGEESVRPELVLASSDAGEIVDA, from the exons ATGGCGGCCTTCATGGCGACGACCTCCTCCCTTCTCGCTAACCCCAAGCGCCTCCTCTCCCATCGCTCGTCCTGGGGAGGCCTCCGTCTACCCTACCCACACACCGGCCGCTCCTCCCTCTCCGTGACCGCCGCCATCGCTGCTCCCAAGTACGACCTTGACGGCTTCCGCTTCGCGCCCATCAAGGAGTCCGTCGTCTCCCGAGAGATGACCCGCCGTTACATGACGGACATGATCACGTATGCCGATACCGACGTGGTCGTCGTCGGCGCAGGCTCCGCTGGGCTTTCCTGTGCGTACGAGCTCTCCAAGGACCCTTCCGTCCGCGTGGCCATCGTGGAGCAGTCGGTCTCCCCTGGCGGCGGAGCGTGGCTCGGCGGCCAGCTGTTCTCCGCCATGGTCATCCGCAAGCCCGCCCACCTCTTCCTCGACGAGCTCGGCGTACCCTACGACGAGGCCGACAACTACGTCGTCGTCCGCCACGCTGCCCTCCTCATCTCCACCATCATGAGCCGCCTCCTCGCCCGCCCTAACGTCAAGCTCTTCAACGCCGTCGCGGCAGAGGACCTCATCGTCAAGGACGGCCGCGTCGCCGGCGTCGTCACCAACTGGGCGCTGGTGTCCATGAACCACGACACCCAGTCGTGCATGGATCCCAACGTGATGGAGGCCAGGGTGGTGGTCAGCTCCTGCGGCCACGACGGCCCTTTCGGCGCCACCGGCGTGAAGCGGCTCAAGGATATCGGGATGATCGGGTCGGTCCCCGGGATGAAGGCCCTCGACATGAACACCGCGGAGGACGCTATCGTGCGCCTCACCAGGGAGGTCGTGCCTGGCATGATCGTCACCGGCATGGAAGTCGCCGAGATCGACGGCTCTCCGAGAATG GGGCCAACCTTCGGGGCTATGCTGATCTCGGGGCAGAAGGCGGCGCACCTGGCTCTGAAGGCGTTGGGGAGGCCCAACGCCATCGACGGCAGCATCGGGGAGGAGTCGGTGCGCCCAGAGCTGGTGCTGGCGTCGTCCGACGCCGGGGAGATCGTGGACGCATAG